The sequence below is a genomic window from Calypte anna isolate BGI_N300 chromosome 4A, bCalAnn1_v1.p, whole genome shotgun sequence.
GCTGGATTCAAATGTcaagaaagcttttttaaagAGTTTAGCTGATCACAGTTTTCAAGTACTAGCATGAGGGAGTGCTTAGAGCAGACAGCTCTTTATCAGAATGAGACATAAGTATATACAGTTGTCAGAAGCTGAAATTTAACAGTTTGAAATCAGAAATAGGATGGAAATCCCCTTTCTAGCAAGTAAAGCTATTTAAATGTTGTAACTCTTGATCAAGGGTTCATGTGGCATTACTGAAGATATTCAGATCAAGATCCCATATTTGCTCGTGATATATTAGGTAGCTTTTTTTAAGTAGTTGTTGGAAGCAATCCTGATTCCAAAAGCTGTTGGAATCTGTGGTCTGCTTCCTGCATGGGAGCTGCACGGCTCCTCACAATGTCACTTTATCTGTGACATTCAGCATCACAGAGCAGCTCCTTAAGAATGtcaggaggagaagaaacaaaagaaaccttGGTGTCTGTGGATGGCATTAAATGAGCAACACACTCATTGAGTAATAGCAGTTAGGTTTAGTTACTGGGGCTACTGATGTTGAAGCTACAGCCTTGCAATTACTTGTAATTACTGCAGTAATTACAGCTGAAAAGAGGTTGCagtgaggtgggtgctgtgctgcctaattctctcaagtaaataatgataggacttCAGGAAATGATTtgaagttgtgccaagggagatTTAAACtagagattaggaagaatttctttatgagAGGATAGGTAGGCACTGGAAGGGGCTTCCCAGGGGGGTGGTATTCAAAAACcctgtagatgaggcacttcaggacatgctctggtgagatggtgttttttttcctgggttggTAGTTGGGCtgggtgatctcagaggtctcttccagctgtgataattctgtgcttctgtgaatGCTGCATGCacataaaatacattattctgTTCTGCAATGTGTTCCCAGCATAGACATTGCCACAGCCTGTGTGGGGAAGGAACTACAGGAAAGTGGTGAAATTGgcaatttcctttttaattactACAGGCAGGTCCAAAGCTGTGACAGATCCAGAGAGTTCAGACACTTCCATGCCTAGAATGTCCATGGGTGTCCATGGGTGATTATTGTCCCTAggacagagctggcagaagggAACTGTCAAAGTACACAGCCTAACATCTTATTTCCACCCCATATTCCACATGATCAGTTTAAATGTTGAAGAGGATTCATGTAGCTGCTACACAGTGATAGTAAACTGTACCTGCTAAGATACTTGTTGAATTACTATGTATTTCTAATACCACACTGCTAttttcattgctgctgcttccttatCTGCTTCTGTTACCAGTcaggaaaagacaaaacctGTAAGTTCTTCCTGGGTTGCAAGTTTTCTACCACCCTCACTTCATTTTTCTATCTTATCCTTGTGAGTTTTTTAATTTGGGACTTTGAAGAAGTTTGGAACAAATGTCTTTCTTcctttgatttgaaaaaaaaaaattctgctgtttgtttcaaTGATTACAGTGAGAAGAACTGTTCAGAGATATGggaggcatttaaaaatgcttttatcaACAAGGATCCTTGCAGCATTCTCCCTAAGGACTATGAGTTATACATCAACCTGTCATTGCACACAATTCCACCTAACAAGGTAATGATTATTAAAGTTATGTTAACAGTACTGTGACATCCAGCAGATTTTCCATCACACAGTTCAAAACTGACTAAGAGTCATTCTGTGGCTTACTCATGATTCATCATCTTTGGCCTGTCTGTAGTTTACAAGCTTGATTGCATTTTCCAGTGTGTTTggctgcatttattttatgcaGCAACTTCTCTATTTTGCTTCTACAAAGATCCCCCAATTTTCCTGTCATGCCAGGAACTCTGTTGTCGTCCCTGAACCTCCGCTTCTTCTTTAGCTCAAAGCTCTGCTGGCAAAGCTCTGTGCCTGCTGTCATCTTTTGCTTTCACTCCTCACAGCCAAGTCCCAGGGCAATGGCACATTAAACATTGACATGTTAAACAAACAAGCAGATATTAGAGCAGGACAATGCTTTATGCTAGCAAGCAATAAGGGCTTGAGGCTCTGGCAATTACAGAAAAGTGTGGAAGTACAAAAACCACAGCTTTTCATGCCCTCATAACCCATCAGAACCTGTGCTGTGGCCTTCCCTAAGAGGTTGTGctttaaagcagtttttcttctaGCATAATTATTCCTTATCTCTAACTGATAGAAACTAACCCAACAAAGCTTGCTGTCAACATAGCTTAATTTATGAAGGAGTTTTACAAACACTGAAATAACAGCTAGATGGATGATTTTTTCACACTGTAAGCCAACATAGTGGTGTGACAGAATTATGGTAAGATACACCTGGcttataaatatttctcttttcttttttctcccttttttaaaatctgtctgcTGCCCATTCTCATCAAGGTACGAGTGCACCTCAAGCCTGTAGTGATCAGATTTTGTGCTGCTGTGAAAAAACCAACTGTGTTCCTCTTAAGAGAGAGCTTAAATTTCTGGTTATTAGCTTGAGTTTGAAAGGAATaccaaaatctgttttaaactTTTCAACACTGCATAATCTCATTGTGTCCGTTCTCAAGTGATGGTtcattttgtctgttttttgtttggtttttttttccccttttttgcaCAGTCTCTCTTCTGGGAAAATAATCAGCTGCTAGTCAGTAGCTTTGCTGGTAGAGGCCGTCGCTTCATGTCTGTGGCTGAGACTTTGTTTGGCTTCTTTGGAGACCTTCTAAACTGGTGTGGGCAGGCAAACAGCACTGGTAAGCTGATGGGAGTTATATTAAATATCTGTAAAACCATAATGGAGACCAACTGCTCTGTTCTGGAGGAGCTAATTTTGCTCTTCCCCCAGGAAAAATCAGGGATAGCTTCACTGTCtcattctcttctgttttgtgGGAATTATCAACACTGTAGTCAGGGAACAAACAGTAAAATCCAAACAGAGGATAAACCTCCTTCTCAGTCCTCTGAACAGGGAGTTCCTGTTTCAGCCAAACTATTTGATCCACagaatgtttctgtttttataaACTGCAGAGGATGGAaaatgataggaaaaaaatacaattgtCAGGCTTGTTGTATGAGACCATCTTGTCTGttaacccaaattattctatgattccatcaTTGTATGTTCGGTGAGTAATACAGGAATATAGTTAGTTGCTTTCTAAGGTAACATTTTATGGTCATTGCCATCTGTCTAATAACACAAATCAAATGTCTTCCCACAGAACTGGACTATGAATCCTGCCCTACTACAGAGGAATGTGAAAACAATGCACTGGAGTCTTTCTGGAGGATAGCATCAGCCACAGTAAATAGTGCATTAGTCCTGAGTGTACATTAATGAGTGTGTTCTGGGTAATTCAGGAAAACATTGCCTGATCAAAACAGATTTCAGTCTGTAACTGTGCCAAATTATTTCCTCtaataaaaatacacttttttagAGTGAGTGCAGTTGTTTCAGCAAGAGGAACCTAACTTTCACCTTAACTTACTTAATCATGTAGTAAAATTCTTCTAGCtctattaatatatattaataatacaGTAAGTACAACAAGCACActattttttttgctgaataCATGTCCTAAGTGACATGTGACAGCCTTGATGGACACCCTTTGTTCACAGATCAAACCCAAGAGGTTGCCAAAATGCTTTCTTCCTATATTTGAGAAAATAGTTGGAGAATATACAGAGAATTAATGCATTGGCTAATTAGTTCTTCTCCTTTCTACTGCAGTGACTTGGTAGAGTGATAGTTTGGTTTTATTATCACAACTCTGGTGTTCTTTGTGGAAAATTCATTCCTTATTCATTGTTGCTTGCAATACAATAATACTAAATCATCTGGTAAATCTGTAAGAtgagttctgaaaaaaaacttgttaTGTATTTCAGTATGCACAGCACAGTTCTGGGGTGATACATGTCTTGTTGAATGGCTCTGCAGTTGGAGGAGCTTATCCAGTGCCAGGGTAAGAAAACTGACTTAGTTATTTGTACAATAATGCCTGAtgcctaataaaaaaaaaaggtcaagcAGTTGTTTGGGTCTTCTGCTGCATGGGAAGGGTGGCTGGAAGAGCCTGTTGCATCAAAGTCTGCTGAGTTGTGTGAACGACTGCTAATTGTCCCCAGCTGTCAGAAATAACATGAAATGGATTCAAACAATCCTTTTGATTCCTCTCTTTTGCAAACTGCTGTGGCAAGCAGGATAAAGGCTCTTTGAAAACATCCTTCAAGTCAGCCAAAATGCTGTGGCAAAATGCATATGTCTTAAAAAAGATGAGTGGTACAAAATGTCTGTTGAGCTGCATCTCCAAGGAGAGCACATCTATACTACAAggaacatgaaaacaaaacttctgaTGAAATGTCTTTGACATTTGAGGACATTCAGAATGTGAATCagcttttttctgctctgcttgtaATCAGAAGGTATAAATGTTAAACTGAGCAAGCCCATTTCCTACAACATGAACAGAGCCTTGAAtaatgcaaagggaaaaaagtttatttcttttttgtgctcTTTATGGTTCTaaaaatttgtttcttaaatCAGTTTTTTTGCAGATTATGAAGTACCTAATCTCCAGAAAGACAAAATCTCAAAAATTGTCATCTGGGTTGTGGATGATATTGAAGGACCAGATAGGTAAGTCAGGTCTTCCAAAAAATCAATTTATCTTTTTTGGATCTGTCTTTGAAATTTCAtcttagctttttattttactgtaattGCATAGCAATTAAACTAAGAATATTTTAGGTGCTTTCACTACCACAGAAATCACACTTTGCCATTCCCAAAGAGTATAGAATTACCAGAATTAGACAAGATATAAATAAATTCTAATATTATGTCTGGAGTCCACTCTTACCTAGAGGGGTGTAGGTGTGTATCAGATCTTCAGTGAAAATATAGCACATGCAGGTTTACTAAGAGAAGAGTCAATCTGAATTTCAGATCAAATGTTgacatgaaatatttcttttgtcttgccatatgcattattttaattttcacctTTCTCAACTGTTTGAAAATTAGTAGAAGCAATAAACTACCACCAGAGGGCTCATCTTCTCTCAGTACTTAatctaataataaaaatgtcttaTATGCCTGTTAAtctactttaaaagaaaaaataaataaaaccaaatgaataaacaaatcaaaacagatTACTCCAGACAGAGCAGCCTGTTGGTAAATAGCTCAAGACCAAGTGACAATTTCAACAGAACACAGTGGAAAACAGGCTCTGAAGTAATACAAGTGAAATTATCAGGCCATAAATTATGCTTGGTTTGGGATTGATCAAAGGAAGAATTAGATAGTGTCTTAATTATAGCTTTTGTGGGGATCACTGCAAATGGACATAGATGAATCAGGGGTGGAGGAATAGAGGAATAGGGTTTTACCCCAACCATCTGCAGTGCCCCTGCAGCTGATTATGTGGCACTTCATTGGTCTTAAAACCACCTTGTCTGAAAAGAACcagaaaaatggacaaaaaCGTCACCATATCCAGCACTGGTGGCTGAATCCCTGGTGTGACCTGCTTTTTCAGCAATGTGAGGCTTGTGTGCTTGCTCCTCAGTTGCATCCACTCATTTTGTGCCATTTCCCCTTCACATCTCAGATAtctctttgcttctctttcattCAGTTTTGGCATGGGGAACTCAGACCACAAATTTCACCATAGTCCTGTGGAGCTGTGGAATTTTCAGCCTTTAAATCAAAGAATATGAGCTCACCTTTGCAAAAATTGCCcttattacaaagaaaaattaagacaagTGCTGAATCTTAGTTTATCTTTCCATTTGTGCTTGTCTGGATGCATAtgaatatttgtgtattttttattaattgcttTTTACAGTTATTTTGTTGTCCCCCTTATGATTTCTTTAGAGTCATGAGTTTTTAGTGGCCAATGAATAAGTAGCAAGCTGGTGCAAGTTTTAAAGATCTCAGTAATTTAAGTGCTATGCTAAACTTTCTTTTGCTATTTGgaccacaaatgaaaaaaaccacatcctAGACACAGAAGCTGGGTTTAGGattatttctgtggtttttttctctctcctttttctgtttttctgtattcaAGAGAGAGTAAAACTTCTAACAACAAGAGTAATTCTAATTTATTGTAACCAACTTACTCTTCAAAGACAGATAGCATCAACTTCAGCACCACCTAAATAGCTGCCAAAGAATATTACAAATGAATCACTTATTATTTTACAACTTTATttagttctttttctgtttgtctagTGGAATATTAAAGGTGGGAATATTGGTTGATAGAACCTGCAAATGCTGCAGTGGCTGAAGTGAATCTTCAGTCTGAAAACTGAGTATAAAATGTTAAGCAACcataaagcaaatgaaatattttaaatggcaaTGTACACCAGTTTTCTGTAGGTGTTAAGGAATATAGGGGGGCAAAGTAATGGGGATTTACTTTACAGTGGGGATTTACTTTACTATCCATCAAGTGAGGTGAAAGGAAAATTAGATAATGAAAGATTTGCAATGATAATAGAATCCTTTCTCACAGGGAATCCTGTGGAACTCATACTGTAAAGATATTAGAAGACAGACTGAAAACCCTTGGTTTTGATGTCACCTGCACTGACAATTACAAGTAAGTGAAAATCCTTCATTAATTATCATGTATTTCCACTAACACCTcaactattttaaattatttcttaccTTCTAATACTTAAGAGACATTAATATTGTGTTTTCAGCAAGAGAATGGTATGTTGGAGGGGTGATGTCACATATTTCAGGCTTGTCATTTTTCATCAAtgaattgagaaaaaaatacagtgtatCATAGAATTGCATAATTAAGGGGATCTTTGTACTTACCCCCTGTCAGACTCAGATGATGACCTCGTGTATTCCACTTCACTGAAAAGTCTTTCTTTGGATTGAAAAATCTAACAACAGTTTAAAAGACAATTGAATTTCTGCAGAATTACTGTCACAGCTCTGGTTATTCACAGTAGATTGTAAGATAAATATAACTGAAGGCAAAATTTAGGCATGATAATACTGTTTAATTGGTTTTCATTTGTCTTCCTCAGTTATCTGCCTGAAAGCTGCTAAATAAAGTTATATCTTCACAGGTCTGTAATGCTCTTACTCTGCCTGGATTACCCTGATGATTCTAAGTGTACCCTTTCATCGTAAGTAAAAGAAGTTCAGCCCATCCCAAGTGTCATTACAACCAAATAAATAATCCAGAAGTCATCAGTTCAATGGATTCCACCTCTGCCTCCTATTATGTATCACCCTCATGCACTACACAGTATTCTTGAATTTACTACTTGGTGTATTGATTAAGCAGTTTCTGTCTACAAATTGTACACAATGGTCTGTGAGCACCTGCTGTTCAAAGTTAGGTGTTAATCAGTTCTCATCAATGCCTCAGTCACACTGTATTCATCACTGCTGGGATGAATGGAGTCTGTAAATAtctgtgtgctgctgcaaaTTCTTATTACAAATTTGGAattgttttcattaatattcTTCCTTGCATAATGAAAGTGTAGGTGGTCAAATAGCAAAGATCTAAAGGACATTTCTCAAACTTTTGGTTCCAAGTTTTGaggaagttttcttttcatctcctgtTTTGTGTACAAACCCAATTTCTATagtttaatgtatttattttggacCAGTGGGTTATCTGCAGAGAATACAGCTTACTTCTAAGATACAACTTTCTTCATTAGCAAGCATCACTCCCAGACTAGGTTTTAATAGTTTCCCTTCctatcaatatttttctttattatagGAAGaggataaaattaatttactacATATTCTGATGAATTTACAGTAAAGATGATTTTCCTCAGTTGTCTAAGACTCTTAATCTGCATGATGTTGCATGTATAGGTACACATAAGGAACTTGAGCATCTGAATATGAAAACTTTCTCACAGTTTGGAAAGATGCAGAATATGTAGATGCATAAAAAGCTGTTCTCTAGTTACATCATCTTTATTCATAATCCATATATTTGGCCACAACCAACCTCCTACTGTCCCTTCTGCCCTAATTCAAGCACCTGCAAATCTGGGTATTAATAGCCATGTAGTACTGCAATGATAATTTCTTCTAGAAAAACCTGATTTGCTGTCCCTGGCTATGGCAGCAGTGAGGTGTGACTCCTGCTTGGCTGCCTCTGGGTGTGTGGCAGTAGTGCTTCATGCAATGGAGAAAAGGTGGTGTATATCACTTTCTGTATGCATATAATGAGTTTTTAATACACCCTTACAGAGAAAATAAGTATTCTCTGGTCACTGAAAGCTTTTCCTCATCTTGTCACATGACAGCACTTCTTCTTACATCCAGATTACATCCCAGCACCACACTATAAATGGATGATGAAAACAGTGGCATTTTAGATATCACTGATAGCTCCAGACTCCTTTTGGGTAGTAGATCATGGAGCAGGCTCCCAGCCCTGTTAAGGCATTTGTTTGGCACTGGATACCACTTGCATGGTTGGTTTCCTTGCTGTATGTCATTCCAGTAAGTGGTAAGGCTTTTGGTTATGTGTCCAAAGAAAATGGAGTTGTCCCATGCAGGATGTCAGCTGTGAACATGGTGACAATGTTAACAAACTGGATGAAGAAGCACTTAACAGGACTTTGAAAAAAGACAATAATCTGAACTCTtaacagaagatttttttctcttctcccaggttttaaaccattttcctcAAAATTTTGTGATGTGGGTACATTCCTCAGCTGAGGGAACCTGGATGAGGAGGCTTTTGGAAACCATTaatgtctttttcctttcacctaAGGGATGCTCTTACCAGTTCTCCAGTATTTCCACATAAAGCTTGCAGTATGTAAGCAGGGGAGCAGCCACCCCTTCCTTTCCATCCGTGCTGGTACTTAACACAATCACTGGCATATTCTCAGCACCACTCTCACACTCTCGTGGGGTGAATTCTAAGCCACTCAGTTCTTCTCATCCTCCTTAGAAGTTTTCTTGattctttccttcctgaagCTTCTATTTCCCCCCCTGTATGCATGGCAATGTGATGGCTTTGGTTCACTTCATGTCTGTGCTATCCCTAATCAAGGCAGAGCTTCCCACTCTGAATGCTCTCCTTGCCTCTCCCTAAAATTCAAGTAGCCAAAATACTTCCAGCCAATGACTACTTATGCTCTTCCCCAGATCACTGACTTCTCTGCAATAAATAACACCACTGAAATCAGCTGCCCTTTCAGAAACAGCCTTAAGCAGCTGTATACAAATGGTTTGATGATTATCGTCTAGATCTGTTTTCTCTGTGGATAGACAGTGCATTAACCCCCAGGAGGACAGTTTGGTCAGTAGTGCTATCACCAGTAGCACTGGGAAAAGCTTTGGGAAAAGCTGTTGGGAAAAGCTTTGAGTGTGTGTGCTCAGTGTACACTCAGTGCTGGTATTTCCATAACAAATAGTGAGTGCAGGCATGCAGGAGCTGGTGCATCCCCTCTCACAGTAGCCACTTGCAGTAACAAGGCTGATGGTTGGCTTCTCAGCCTTCAAAGAATAATGTCCAGAGGCCAAAATCATCAGAGCTGTGCAAgtgacttgtttttttttttttgtcatcacCCCAACTCCTGTTACCTGGTCAAGCCAAAGGGCTGTATTAGGACAGCACAGAGGTGGCCCAGGAGGTGCTGAGTTGTACCTTGGGCTTCTTGGGTAGTGACAGAGCCCCTTAACTCCTCTTCAATCTTGAGCCATGTTCCCACTGAGTCTAAATTTGGACAAGCATCACTCCCAAAGTAGGTTTTAATAGTTTCCCTTCCTAtcaatagttttcttttttataggaagaggataaaattaatttactacATATTCTGATGAATTTACAGTAAAGATGATTGTCCATACTGATGTTTGAACTTGTAAGTAAAAAAACACCCACTAGATGGCAGAGATGGCTTATAAACAGGAGCCAAAAGGAAGCCAGATGCAACCCATTAGTTGTATTTATTACATTGTTGGAATGTCAGGGAGACTTAGGAAGGGATCTAGATACTGTATAAAGTGCCGTAAAAATAAAGACCTCTGGGAACACTGCTGTCCAGAAGAGCTCTATATAATGTCAAGCATAAGGCCAGAGACAGTAAATTGATGTGGAGAGATGAGGAGGCTCAGATATTACATATGAAGAAGTGTTTCCAGGCTGTGTACAGATACCTTGTCTATAAAATCATGACAGCCAAAGGGAGTCTGGTGATGAGCTCTCATAAAGAAACTTCTAGCTTAGCACTTGGACTGCAAACTTCATCCCTGGCAACAGCCCCCTGGTATTTAAAAGAATCCCAACTCAGCTCTGGGCTGTGAACatcctgtttgttttcttttcttcagatcTGCACCAGCAGCACAAAGAGGACCTGTATCTTCAGacagaggaggcagctggaaCAAGCtcatgtttgtttcttttgcaagCTTTTTGTTCAGATTTGCTTTAGTGTACTAAGTTAAAAAACTGAATCCATATTCTCTGTTTGCCTTTGCTGGCTAAAATATGGCTTCAACTAATTTCTAACTGCAGTGTCATCCTAGTCCTGGGACTGGTATTAAACCTGCATATTAAAACTCTGAATACTTCTATCAAGGTACCAGCTACTACTAGTatcaaaaattattctgctgCTTCTAGCAAACATCatccttcatttccttttcttaaacagaagaaatgcattgatatttatttttatccttaTCCAGAAGTAAGCAtgtttcagaaaggaaagtGCAAACATGCCTGTCATACATCTCCCACACAGCCTACTTGCTCGTAAAACCAACCCTAGCATTTGGCCCTGGAAAATAACTGTCTGATTATCATGTTTTGGGAAGGGGAAATAGGAATTCAGATGGGAGAGAGCTTAGATTGCTCACTTGGTACAAGAAACAGCAGGTGAGACAGTGGAAGAATGAAACAAATTTTCATAAGTGGTTCAGTATGCTCCAAGCTTACCTGAAACCTATCAGACAGTGAGATTCTGGCTTGCACAGTATTTTACCCCAAAATACTGATTGCTTTATCATCTGCACAGTTGCTCTTCAGGTGGCTGCTTCCTGGCCACTGGATAGCTGACAATCAGGAATATTAGGTCCAGAAATTTCCACAGGCTTTTCACCATGATGTGGTGGTTGATCACCATGGGGTGTTTTATGGCATATCAAATTCAGATGAGAAGCTGCCAAGTCAGACATCTGCCTTCTTCCAGTGAACTCACTTAGCATGCTGCAGAAATATTctgaggaggcagcagatgccatcttgaaggtctcttgCATTCCATCTCTGAATTATCTAAATGTTCCAGCTTGATGCTCCACTAACTCTCCAAGACATCCAGCTACCAAGATGACACGTAaatctttggggaaaaaaacagtagtACTTCTAGGAAATAGCATTACATAAAGTTTTGTTGCACATTCTCTGTTAGTTTCTGTAATACTTATTTGTGTTTGTATTAGCTGGTTGTCAGGAAACTGGAAACTGGAAACTGGAACAGGATTGCTCCCATTACCTCAGTGCATCTGATTTAGGGCTCCATGGTAGATCTACATCCTTCCAGTCTCTTGTACAACTGCATCATCTTGTATGTTTGAAAGATAAAATGTAATGTTGTTAATTGTGTGGCTTCCATTCCTGTAATAAtctttgatttaattttaatgcaaaCCCCTTTATATTACACACATAGTTGTATTTGCTTGGGTCACAGCTGGGTCTAAGCTCCAGCTTGAAggatttttgtgtctgtttcaGGCACTTGCAAAAGTATTGAAATTAAAAGTTACAAACCTTTGAAAATCTGGGCTGGATTAACACCTCAAAATCGTTCCTTGCTTTTGATTAGTTCCTTCAACATCCTCCTcatttttattgcttgtttGATGATGTCCTTAAAAGCAGCTACCAGAATATTGAGAGGTGTTTGTTCCATAGACCAAGCAAGTTTGATCAATCTTCTACATGTACCCAGCAGATCACATCATGGCACATTTTGGATCACAGGCTGTAGAAATCATACAAATGAAGCTCAGAGCTATGTGTCCAAGCCATCAGTTGGTACAGTGCTGTCCTCCCAGTTGGCCTAtgtatatattatgtatattataGAGTCTGTAGGATTCAGAGAATAGCTTAGTACCATTAACAAGCTATATGCCTTTTAGGAAACTTCCATCCACAAGCCAAGCATCCCAGTTGGCCACCTCTTGTTTACTAGCCTAGGAAAGCTTTCCAGCCTCTGGGAA
It includes:
- the BST1 gene encoding ADP-ribosyl cyclase/cyclic ADP-ribose hydrolase 2 isoform X2 — its product is MKSPFLSLLLVSILIINSCSEVQGRKWKGEGTTKNLESIVTGRCYEYIRLVNPAVGEKNCSEIWEAFKNAFINKDPCSILPKDYELYINLSLHTIPPNKSLFWENNQLLVSSFAGRGRRFMSVAETLFGFFGDLLNWCGQANSTELDYESCPTTEECENNALESFWRIASATYAQHSSGVIHVLLNGSAVGGAYPVPGFFADYEVPNLQKDKISKIVIWVVDDIEGPDRESCGTHTVKILEDRLKTLGFDVTCTDNYKSVMLLLCLDYPDDSKCTLSSF
- the BST1 gene encoding ADP-ribosyl cyclase/cyclic ADP-ribose hydrolase 2 isoform X1, with amino-acid sequence MKSPFLSLLLVSILIINSCSEVQGRKWKGEGTTKNLESIVTGRCYEYIRLVNPAVGEKNCSEIWEAFKNAFINKDPCSILPKDYELYINLSLHTIPPNKSLFWENNQLLVSSFAGRGRRFMSVAETLFGFFGDLLNWCGQANSTELDYESCPTTEECENNALESFWRIASATYAQHSSGVIHVLLNGSAVGGAYPVPGFFADYEVPNLQKDKISKIVIWVVDDIEGPDRESCGTHTVKILEDRLKTLGFDVTCTDNYKSVMLLLCLDYPDDSKCTLSSSAPAAQRGPVSSDRGGSWNKLMFVSFASFLFRFALVY